In Gemella massiliensis, a single window of DNA contains:
- a CDS encoding methionine ABC transporter ATP-binding protein translates to MIELKNVNKIYNNKVHALKDINLKVEKGDIYGIIGYSGAGKSTLVRLLNGLEVATSGEVIIDGEDFNKINEEQRRLKRQKIGMIFQHFNLLWSRTVAENIAFPLEILGKSKSEIKPRVRELAKLVGLEDRLNSYPSQLSGGQKQRVGIARALAGNPTILLCDEATSALDPETTAEVLDLIKKIHAETNITVVLITHEMNVIKTICTKVAVIDNGGIAENGLVTDVFYHPKQEVAKKFLSQTSFASQTEEQENIKEWKETFTDGVIIKFTFSNSTSKKPILSTLVKEIDFDFTIINGHLDKTADANIGTLFVQLIGTDENIQKAITKLNELGILTEVL, encoded by the coding sequence ATGATTGAGTTAAAAAATGTTAACAAAATTTATAATAATAAGGTTCACGCCTTAAAAGATATTAATTTAAAAGTGGAAAAAGGTGATATATACGGGATAATAGGCTATTCCGGTGCAGGAAAATCAACGCTTGTCAGATTGTTAAACGGTTTGGAAGTTGCAACGAGCGGTGAAGTTATTATTGATGGTGAAGATTTTAATAAAATTAATGAAGAGCAACGTCGTCTAAAACGTCAAAAAATCGGAATGATTTTCCAACATTTTAACTTGTTGTGGAGTAGAACGGTTGCTGAGAATATTGCTTTTCCATTGGAAATTTTAGGTAAATCAAAATCTGAAATTAAACCAAGAGTAAGAGAACTTGCTAAATTAGTCGGTTTAGAAGATAGATTAAATTCTTACCCATCGCAACTATCAGGAGGTCAAAAGCAGCGTGTCGGTATTGCGCGTGCTTTAGCAGGAAACCCGACAATTCTTTTATGTGATGAGGCAACAAGTGCATTAGATCCCGAAACAACTGCGGAAGTACTTGATTTAATAAAAAAAATTCATGCTGAGACTAATATTACAGTGGTACTTATCACTCATGAAATGAATGTTATTAAAACAATCTGTACAAAAGTAGCTGTTATTGATAATGGAGGAATAGCGGAGAATGGTTTAGTTACTGATGTATTCTATCATCCGAAACAAGAGGTTGCAAAAAAATTCTTAAGTCAAACATCGTTTGCTTCGCAAACTGAGGAACAAGAAAATATTAAAGAATGGAAAGAAACATTTACTGATGGTGTTATAATTAAATTTACATTTAGTAACAGTACTTCGAAAAAACCGATTTTAAGCACATTAGTAAAAGAAATAGATTTCGATTTTACGATTATTAACGGACATCTTGATAAGACAGCAGATGCAAATATTGGAACTTTATTTGTTCAATTAATAGGAACAGACGAAAATATCCAAAAAGCAATTACAAAATTAAATGAATTAGGAATTTTAACGGAGGTGTTATAA
- the glmU gene encoding bifunctional UDP-N-acetylglucosamine diphosphorylase/glucosamine-1-phosphate N-acetyltransferase GlmU, whose protein sequence is MSNRYAVILAAGKGTRMKSKLYKVLHKVCDRTMVELVLDSLNDLKMDEVITVVGHGAEKVKEVLGDRTKFVLQAEQLGTAHAVKVAKDMLKDKNGTTIVMYGDTPLIRPETINNMLDHHEQTKAKATVLTAYADNPFAYGRIIRDTNGKLEKIVEEKDAAEPEKQVKEINSGIYCFDNKLLFEMLEEVKNDNKQGEYYLPDVLYLIRNRGEIIETYLCNDFDETFGVNDRVALAYAENVMRNRINTKHMLNGVTLVDPANTYIAPNAIIGRDTTIYPNVTIKSNTVIGEDCQIKPNSYLENSIIKNGVKVLSSTVTDSIIGANTRIGPYSHIRNNCVLGENVRIGNFVELKNTKYGNGSKTAHLSYLGDTTVGSNTNIGCGTITVNYDGKNKYRTTIGSDTFIGCNSNLIAPVEIGDGAIVAAGTTVTKNVPDDALVIARAKQENKIGYAKKLPAGRK, encoded by the coding sequence ATGAGTAATAGATATGCGGTGATATTAGCGGCAGGTAAAGGTACACGAATGAAGTCAAAACTATATAAAGTTTTGCATAAAGTTTGTGACAGAACTATGGTTGAGCTTGTGTTGGACAGTTTAAATGATTTGAAAATGGACGAGGTAATTACAGTAGTCGGTCACGGTGCCGAAAAAGTAAAAGAGGTACTTGGAGATAGAACGAAATTTGTTTTACAGGCAGAACAATTAGGAACGGCACATGCTGTAAAAGTAGCTAAGGATATGCTAAAGGACAAGAACGGAACAACTATCGTCATGTATGGAGATACACCTCTTATTCGACCGGAAACCATTAATAATATGTTGGATCATCATGAACAAACGAAGGCAAAAGCAACGGTGTTGACAGCATATGCAGATAACCCTTTCGCATACGGAAGAATTATTCGAGATACTAACGGTAAACTGGAAAAAATAGTAGAAGAAAAGGATGCTGCCGAACCGGAAAAGCAAGTTAAGGAAATTAACTCAGGGATTTATTGCTTTGATAATAAATTATTGTTTGAAATGTTGGAAGAAGTAAAAAATGATAATAAACAAGGTGAGTATTATTTACCGGATGTCTTATATTTAATAAGAAATCGAGGGGAGATAATTGAAACTTATCTTTGTAATGATTTTGATGAAACATTTGGAGTAAATGACAGAGTAGCGTTGGCATATGCGGAAAATGTTATGAGAAATAGAATTAACACTAAACATATGTTAAATGGAGTTACTTTGGTTGATCCGGCTAATACTTATATCGCTCCAAATGCTATCATAGGAAGAGATACGACAATTTATCCGAATGTGACGATTAAATCAAATACCGTTATAGGAGAAGATTGTCAAATCAAGCCAAATTCATATTTAGAGAATTCTATAATTAAAAATGGTGTTAAGGTGTTATCATCAACTGTTACAGATTCTATTATCGGTGCCAATACGAGAATAGGTCCGTATTCTCATATTAGAAACAACTGTGTTCTTGGAGAAAATGTGAGAATTGGGAATTTTGTAGAACTTAAAAATACAAAATATGGAAACGGTTCTAAAACGGCACATTTAAGTTATTTAGGTGATACAACTGTAGGTAGCAACACCAATATAGGTTGTGGAACAATAACTGTAAACTATGATGGGAAGAATAAATATCGTACTACCATAGGAAGTGATACGTTTATCGGTTGTAATTCTAATTTAATTGCACCGGTAGAAATAGGAGATGGTGCTATTGTTGCGGCGGGAACAACGGTAACCAAAAATGTGCCGGATGATGCGTTGGTAATAGCTAGGGCAAAACAAGAAAATAAAATCGGTTATGCTAAAAAACTTCCTGCGGGAAGAAAATAG
- a CDS encoding DHH family phosphoesterase — protein sequence MNKDYETLYEEIFLKIKESDKIIIHRHERPDPDAYGSQGAMYQIIKANFPEKKVITVGKDSPSLCFLFKNKEVTEEDYKDALVIITDTANFPRVDGKLFTKNNFLIKIDHHPPLDNYADINLVDTEVSSCSELIYNFYTYINKKYGIVLNDEAAKLLYLGIVGDTGRFLFPNTSADTLRVASELIKYNFNMSKLLDKMEIIDDNIMRFRAFIFDNYNVYHDGVAYLKITKEDMDKYKVDPGEVSTGVNLIRNLKGLYAWCFAIDEGNKVRVRLRSKGPIINTLAEKYAGGGHPMASGATVKNWAELDDLLDDLAKLVSNYRKENEILD from the coding sequence ATGAATAAAGATTATGAAACATTATATGAAGAAATCTTTCTTAAAATAAAAGAGAGTGATAAAATTATTATTCATCGCCATGAAAGACCCGATCCGGATGCTTATGGTTCACAAGGAGCAATGTATCAAATAATTAAAGCCAATTTTCCCGAAAAGAAAGTAATAACAGTAGGAAAAGATTCGCCATCATTATGTTTTTTATTTAAAAATAAAGAAGTAACGGAAGAAGATTACAAAGATGCGTTGGTAATTATAACCGATACTGCAAATTTCCCAAGAGTAGATGGTAAATTATTTACAAAAAATAACTTTCTAATAAAAATAGATCACCATCCGCCGTTGGATAATTATGCTGATATAAATTTGGTTGACACGGAAGTTTCGTCGTGTAGTGAGTTGATTTATAATTTCTACACTTATATAAATAAAAAATATGGTATAGTACTAAATGATGAAGCGGCAAAATTATTGTATTTAGGTATAGTAGGAGATACAGGAAGATTTTTATTCCCAAATACAAGTGCTGATACCTTAAGGGTTGCTTCAGAGCTTATTAAATATAATTTTAATATGAGTAAGTTATTGGATAAAATGGAAATTATTGATGATAATATTATGCGTTTTAGAGCGTTTATCTTTGATAATTATAATGTTTATCACGACGGGGTGGCATATTTAAAAATTACTAAAGAGGATATGGATAAATATAAGGTAGATCCGGGGGAGGTATCAACCGGTGTAAATTTGATTCGTAATCTAAAAGGACTGTATGCTTGGTGTTTCGCTATAGATGAAGGTAATAAGGTTCGCGTGAGATTGCGTTCTAAAGGGCCTATTATAAATACACTTGCAGAAAAATATGCAGGTGGTGGGCATCCTATGGCAAGTGGTGCAACCGTAAAAAACTGGGCTGAATTAGATGATTTACTTGATGATTTAGCAAAATTGGTATCTAACTATAGAAAAGAAAATGAAATTTTAGATTAA
- a CDS encoding DRTGG domain-containing protein, whose translation MKSKHQKILEYIKSLPIGSKISVRQVAKELKVSEGTAYRAIKESENRGFVSSIERVGTVRIQKKERDNVEKLSYSEIVNIVSGQLIAGRGGVHEIVQDFAIGAMDSEQVGQHIRQGTLLIIGNRPKIIEMSLDKGCAILVTGGYIPNENIKAMADKKNLPLIITPHDTFSVTHLINRVTNDQIIKRDIITVESIYIKVEKLYTINMNDTVKDWYELQLQVGHTRYPVVNEYGKLVGIVTARDVFLKDKDSLIKEVMERKVETTTLDTPISSVANTMLSEGYELMPVIDNKNTLLGVVTRKIVINSLLTNNRFQEGHNNDTFDEIMRKGIVPRADGLQVKVIPQMLDQFGTFSGSALLSIIDESIHITSYNYNRSEVLMQNTSLYFLKSVPLDRTITTKVTILSIGRKTAKFDVEVFDKTDLVAKAMVTCQVFQRN comes from the coding sequence TTGAAATCAAAACATCAAAAAATATTAGAATATATAAAAAGTCTACCTATAGGAAGTAAAATTTCTGTAAGACAGGTGGCAAAAGAATTAAAAGTTAGTGAAGGAACAGCATACAGGGCTATAAAAGAGTCTGAAAATAGAGGGTTTGTATCATCTATCGAAAGAGTTGGAACTGTTCGTATTCAGAAAAAAGAACGTGATAATGTAGAAAAATTATCTTATTCAGAAATAGTAAATATTGTAAGTGGACAATTAATTGCCGGTCGCGGAGGTGTTCATGAAATTGTTCAAGATTTTGCGATAGGTGCGATGGATTCCGAACAAGTAGGACAGCATATTAGACAAGGAACACTATTGATTATCGGAAATCGTCCGAAAATCATAGAAATGTCATTAGATAAAGGATGTGCCATTTTAGTAACAGGTGGTTATATTCCTAATGAGAATATAAAAGCAATGGCGGATAAAAAAAATCTACCGCTTATAATTACACCGCATGATACTTTTTCCGTAACGCATTTAATTAACCGTGTTACGAATGACCAAATTATTAAACGTGATATTATTACAGTAGAAAGTATTTATATTAAAGTTGAAAAATTATATACCATTAATATGAATGATACCGTAAAAGATTGGTATGAACTTCAATTACAAGTAGGGCATACTCGTTATCCGGTTGTTAATGAATATGGAAAATTAGTCGGTATAGTTACCGCACGTGATGTATTTTTAAAAGATAAAGATTCTCTTATTAAGGAAGTAATGGAGAGAAAAGTAGAAACAACTACGCTTGATACACCAATATCTTCAGTAGCTAATACAATGCTTTCTGAAGGCTATGAATTGATGCCTGTAATTGATAACAAAAATACTCTTTTAGGTGTTGTAACACGAAAAATAGTTATAAACTCATTATTAACTAATAATCGTTTCCAAGAAGGGCATAATAATGATACCTTTGATGAAATTATGAGAAAAGGTATTGTGCCACGTGCTGACGGTTTGCAGGTAAAAGTAATACCGCAAATGTTAGACCAATTCGGTACTTTTTCCGGTTCAGCGTTACTAAGTATTATAGATGAATCAATTCATATAACCAGCTATAATTACAACAGAAGTGAAGTACTTATGCAAAACACGTCATTGTACTTTTTAAAATCAGTTCCATTAGATAGAACTATAACTACAAAGGTTACTATTTTAAGCATAGGTAGAAAAACTGCGAAGTTTGATGTTGAAGTATTTGATAAAACCGACTTGGTGGCTAAAGCAATGGTAACGTGTCAAGTATTCCAAAGAAATTAG
- a CDS encoding PD-(D/E)XK nuclease family protein, with translation MQLDLLISPSGFGKTDFILNDIDKNRKNSKIIVLTPEQNSYNFEKLLCEKFGGTFNIDVMNFSSLTKKLYKKLGIDTSNSLGDDIKPFYFYKAALNLKNSDNFLVRRILQDSSFIEVVQDIIRELKQYRITINRLEDYLENNKNPEEAHKNKLEAVLEIYLEYTKLVKKSFLMDKEDYIDEFLLYSKYLDLSNYIFYIDAFYNFSLQEYSYIEKLIQLSKRVVFSVIADANRYFNVDLKQVAEGYEIENIKYNKFYLADLHGDNKYKLDMFRKSHEVVANLNEILRKNSNIDFNIIAMVKNKNINTLYFKIKEDTVINSKIINTHIGRFKGVSNEYLANNYYKAFKSLKESDDSIKIIRAKNKELEVKQVAREILKLKSEKNILENDIAILYRDNTYENYINIFNDYGLVIHLDKDENVSHHRLIKFLTLSLNFDPKNFKDSIIKILKTRLTNIEKIYKQKMLSVILFNDSKLSKSEFDKRVKLLDKEKISGVIIKDISIYDIDNILTRKLITKLEDLKIDYFTEPVFDFSTEQLFVLAEALTELTEKIQAIINEKNKKITAYIKQIEQLFSYCDIKMTLDKEDGEYDNIEELKIDSIDRQVYKKTLTLLDNINNNFKNEVLSYNKFVDLLTIGLSKIKYRSIPEINNSIIMSTMDLAKVENKKVVFVIGFNKEVLPKSKKSGLLDDNDKEYFITKELYISPTVKASLIDEEFVAYIALTRAKECTYISYSSIDKSFKESFASTYLNVVKSMLVNISEKETDKILEFNINNYSYYLENINEIYTAQEFNYLFVKIYRRYQEVKGSETKEVSLLSQLITFFINNYIGLREQETKIETEVYSELNDRIYFSNNNVVRNYLPMIIKDYKFKLSEENISKFLELHGDKFSNFSISKISDFEKNPYLFFIKRMLGVKEDSKVELDNLVTGRFFHAVLADEKIINFIKNSANKVDLEYLEDMEIIELFNIQEKIESVVYNSTNKDILETLQFIKILNTYSYNLKILIRRLVLAVAIEIKYVALTKYEPKFLEKKFELVISEDKISCKELETGNVITKKLERIYNVPTLKFTGTIDRIDVLNKNILVIDYKSSETNFKLDMLELGFVSQVLTYALASEMLLNKKSDDIFGVFYREIAKIGKELSKFRLRGIANSDLVNLSEFKEITSDIMYLRITKKGIHGSDIHKAYNSRELSIITAKNLDNIMVALEKIYTFEYVLDDYEVSDNYMSEKQTLYNYSSNTDTRLEYKHKVDISKKELRKKILERK, from the coding sequence ATGCAGTTAGATCTATTAATTTCACCGAGCGGTTTTGGGAAGACCGATTTTATACTTAATGACATAGATAAAAATAGAAAAAATAGCAAGATAATAGTTTTAACGCCGGAGCAAAACAGTTATAATTTTGAAAAATTATTATGTGAGAAATTTGGCGGTACTTTTAACATTGATGTTATGAATTTTTCCAGTTTAACAAAAAAATTATATAAAAAACTAGGAATAGATACTTCAAATTCTTTAGGAGATGATATTAAACCATTTTATTTTTATAAAGCTGCCTTGAATTTAAAAAATAGTGATAATTTTTTAGTAAGAAGAATTTTGCAAGATAGCAGTTTTATTGAAGTGGTGCAAGATATTATAAGAGAATTAAAGCAATATAGAATAACTATTAATAGATTGGAAGATTATTTAGAAAATAATAAAAATCCGGAAGAAGCTCATAAAAATAAACTTGAAGCAGTTTTAGAAATTTATCTGGAATATACGAAATTGGTAAAAAAATCTTTCTTAATGGATAAAGAAGACTACATAGATGAGTTTTTACTTTATTCAAAGTATTTAGATTTAAGTAATTATATTTTTTATATAGATGCTTTTTACAATTTTTCTTTGCAAGAGTACAGTTATATAGAAAAACTAATTCAACTTTCTAAAAGAGTAGTATTTAGTGTAATAGCAGATGCAAACAGATATTTTAATGTAGACTTGAAGCAGGTGGCGGAAGGTTATGAAATAGAAAATATTAAATACAATAAATTTTACTTGGCGGATCTTCATGGTGACAATAAATATAAACTTGATATGTTTAGAAAATCTCATGAGGTAGTTGCTAATTTGAATGAAATACTTAGAAAAAATTCTAATATTGATTTTAATATCATTGCCATGGTAAAAAACAAAAATATAAATACGTTGTATTTTAAAATAAAGGAAGATACAGTTATAAATTCTAAAATTATAAACACTCATATCGGACGTTTTAAAGGTGTATCTAATGAATACTTAGCTAATAATTATTATAAAGCATTTAAGTCTTTAAAAGAATCGGACGACAGTATAAAAATAATTCGTGCTAAAAATAAAGAATTAGAAGTAAAGCAAGTAGCGAGAGAAATTTTGAAATTAAAATCGGAGAAAAATATTTTAGAAAATGATATAGCAATTTTGTATCGGGATAATACCTATGAGAATTATATTAATATTTTTAATGATTATGGTTTAGTCATTCACCTTGATAAAGATGAAAATGTAAGTCATCATCGATTAATAAAATTTTTAACATTGTCTTTAAACTTTGACCCCAAAAATTTTAAAGATAGTATAATAAAAATATTAAAAACACGTTTAACAAATATTGAAAAAATTTATAAGCAAAAAATGTTATCAGTTATTTTATTCAATGACAGTAAGCTAAGTAAAAGCGAGTTTGATAAAAGGGTGAAATTATTAGATAAAGAAAAGATAAGCGGTGTAATTATCAAGGATATTTCTATTTATGATATCGACAATATTTTAACAAGAAAATTAATAACAAAACTTGAAGATTTAAAAATAGATTACTTTACAGAACCTGTTTTTGATTTTAGTACAGAACAATTATTTGTGTTGGCAGAAGCCTTAACTGAACTAACAGAAAAAATACAAGCTATAATTAACGAAAAAAATAAAAAGATAACAGCTTATATAAAACAAATAGAACAGCTATTTAGTTATTGTGATATTAAAATGACTTTAGATAAAGAAGATGGTGAGTATGACAATATAGAAGAGTTGAAAATAGATAGTATTGATCGTCAAGTTTACAAAAAAACATTAACCTTATTAGATAATATAAATAATAATTTTAAAAACGAAGTATTAAGTTATAATAAATTTGTTGATTTATTAACTATAGGTTTATCAAAAATAAAATATCGCAGTATCCCCGAAATAAATAATTCGATAATAATGTCAACAATGGATCTTGCGAAAGTTGAAAATAAAAAAGTTGTTTTTGTTATTGGTTTTAATAAAGAAGTTCTTCCGAAATCTAAAAAAAGTGGTTTATTAGATGATAATGATAAAGAATATTTTATTACGAAAGAGTTATATATATCCCCGACCGTAAAAGCTTCATTGATAGATGAAGAGTTTGTTGCTTATATAGCATTAACAAGGGCAAAGGAATGTACATATATTAGTTATAGTAGCATTGATAAGAGTTTTAAAGAAAGTTTCGCCTCTACTTATCTAAATGTAGTAAAATCTATGCTGGTCAATATTTCAGAGAAAGAAACAGATAAAATATTGGAGTTTAATATTAATAATTATAGTTACTATTTGGAGAATATAAATGAAATCTACACAGCGCAGGAGTTTAATTACTTATTCGTAAAAATATACCGTCGTTATCAAGAGGTGAAAGGTAGCGAAACAAAAGAAGTTTCTCTATTATCACAATTAATAACGTTTTTTATAAATAACTATATTGGTTTGAGAGAACAGGAAACTAAGATAGAAACGGAAGTTTATTCAGAGTTGAATGATAGAATATATTTTTCTAATAATAATGTGGTGAGAAACTATCTACCTATGATTATAAAAGATTACAAATTTAAGTTATCGGAAGAAAATATTAGTAAGTTTTTAGAACTTCATGGAGATAAATTTTCAAATTTCAGTATTTCCAAAATTTCTGATTTTGAAAAAAACCCGTATTTATTTTTTATAAAAAGAATGTTGGGAGTTAAGGAAGATAGTAAAGTAGAACTTGACAATTTAGTAACGGGAAGATTTTTCCATGCGGTATTAGCTGATGAAAAAATTATAAATTTTATAAAAAACTCGGCAAATAAAGTAGATTTAGAATATTTGGAAGATATGGAAATTATAGAATTATTTAATATTCAAGAGAAGATAGAAAGTGTAGTTTACAATTCTACTAATAAAGATATACTGGAAACTCTACAATTTATTAAGATTTTAAATACATATAGTTATAATTTAAAAATATTAATTAGACGTTTAGTACTGGCTGTTGCAATAGAAATTAAGTATGTTGCTTTAACAAAATATGAGCCGAAATTTTTAGAGAAAAAATTCGAGTTAGTTATTTCTGAAGATAAAATTAGTTGTAAGGAGTTAGAAACAGGTAATGTTATAACCAAGAAATTAGAAAGAATATATAATGTTCCAACTTTGAAATTTACCGGAACAATAGATAGGATAGATGTTTTAAATAAGAATATTTTGGTTATAGACTATAAAAGTAGTGAAACGAATTTTAAATTGGATATGTTGGAGTTAGGATTTGTTTCACAGGTTTTAACCTATGCTCTGGCGAGTGAAATGCTTCTTAATAAAAAAAGTGATGATATTTTCGGTGTTTTTTACAGGGAAATAGCAAAAATTGGAAAAGAGCTAAGTAAATTTAGATTAAGAGGAATAGCTAACAGTGATTTAGTAAATCTTAGTGAATTTAAAGAAATTACAAGTGATATTATGTATCTTCGTATTACAAAAAAAGGAATACATGGTTCGGATATTCATAAAGCGTACAACAGTAGAGAACTTTCAATAATAACGGCTAAAAATTTAGATAACATAATGGTTGCTTTAGAAAAAATTTATACATTTGAGTATGTATTGGATGATTATGAAGTATCGGATAACTATATGTCAGAAAAACAAACTCTATATAACTATTCATCCAATACTGATACAAGGTTGGAATATAAACATAAAGTAGATATTAGTAAAAAGGAATTAAGAAAGAAAATTTTGGAAAGAAAATAA
- a CDS encoding methionine ABC transporter permease, with the protein MFDFSRINWDKVQGKTVETLIMTFESLILVFIIGLFLGLLLYVTSNSKSTFGRGFYTVITAIVNIFRAIPFIILIVLLLPFTKILVGSIIGVQAAIPALVISASPFYARLVEIGLREVDKGVIEAARAMGAKNSTIILKVLIPESLPAIVSGITVTAIALVGSTAMAGIIGAGGLGNLAYLDGFQRNNNTLTFVATILILIIVFALQFLGDAVVKIIDKR; encoded by the coding sequence ATGTTTGATTTTTCACGAATTAACTGGGATAAGGTACAAGGAAAGACAGTCGAAACATTAATAATGACTTTTGAGTCATTGATATTAGTTTTTATAATAGGGTTGTTTTTAGGGTTGTTATTGTATGTTACGTCAAATAGCAAAAGTACGTTCGGACGAGGATTTTATACCGTAATAACGGCAATCGTTAATATTTTTAGGGCAATACCTTTTATTATTTTGATTGTATTGTTATTACCGTTTACTAAAATTTTAGTTGGCAGTATTATAGGAGTGCAAGCGGCAATACCGGCGTTAGTTATTTCAGCCTCACCGTTTTATGCCCGTTTAGTAGAAATTGGTCTACGTGAAGTAGATAAAGGTGTTATTGAAGCGGCACGAGCAATGGGAGCAAAAAATTCAACAATTATTTTAAAAGTTCTTATACCGGAAAGTTTACCTGCGATTGTTTCAGGTATAACGGTAACAGCTATTGCCCTTGTCGGTTCGACTGCAATGGCAGGAATTATTGGAGCCGGCGGATTAGGGAATCTTGCTTATCTTGACGGTTTTCAACGTAATAATAATACCTTGACATTTGTAGCTACAATACTAATTTTAATTATAGTTTTCGCTCTACAATTTTTGGGAGATGCGGTTGTTAAGATAATAGATAAACGATAA
- the purR gene encoding pur operon repressor: MKLKRSERIVVMTEYLLNNPNKLIPLTYFVSKFNQAKSSISEDIYIIKNGFKEEKIGEVKTYAGVSGGVIFTPTLVEEDAVKILNEFVEKIKEGDRLLAGGYIFMSDIIGNPSLMNKLGRVIATVYKNKEIDAVVTVATKGIPVAYAIASILNKPVIIIRRDNKVTEGTTVAINYVSGSTKKIETMILSKRSLKSQSRVLLVDDFMRGGGVLTGMESLISEFDAEVIGKVIITQCFDSVREHEEDYLYLSKINNIDEYNGTFDVKLGNVIEKLRQAENEELKNE; this comes from the coding sequence ATGAAATTAAAAAGAAGCGAACGAATAGTGGTAATGACGGAATATTTATTGAATAATCCGAATAAATTAATTCCACTTACTTATTTTGTATCAAAATTTAATCAAGCAAAATCTTCGATAAGTGAAGACATTTATATTATAAAAAACGGTTTTAAAGAAGAAAAGATTGGAGAAGTAAAAACATATGCCGGAGTGAGCGGTGGTGTTATTTTTACTCCGACTTTAGTAGAAGAAGATGCGGTAAAAATACTTAATGAGTTTGTAGAAAAAATAAAAGAAGGGGATAGACTTCTTGCCGGCGGTTATATCTTTATGTCGGATATAATCGGTAATCCGAGTTTAATGAATAAGCTGGGACGCGTAATTGCCACAGTTTATAAAAATAAAGAAATTGATGCTGTTGTTACTGTTGCGACAAAAGGGATACCTGTTGCATATGCTATAGCCTCTATTTTAAATAAACCGGTAATTATTATTCGTCGTGATAATAAAGTAACTGAGGGAACGACTGTTGCGATTAATTATGTATCAGGTTCTACAAAAAAAATTGAAACAATGATTTTATCAAAACGCAGTTTAAAATCACAATCAAGAGTATTGTTAGTTGACGATTTTATGCGAGGTGGCGGTGTCCTTACCGGAATGGAAAGTCTTATTAGTGAATTCGATGCTGAGGTCATAGGGAAAGTAATTATTACTCAATGTTTTGACTCAGTAAGGGAACATGAGGAAGATTATTTATATTTATCAAAAATAAATAATATTGATGAATATAACGGAACATTTGATGTTAAATTAGGTAATGTTATAGAAAAATTAAGACAAGCGGAAAATGAGGAATTAAAAAATGAGTAA